From Salinirubrum litoreum, one genomic window encodes:
- a CDS encoding nucleotide sugar dehydrogenase, with product MEQGPSRIAVIGLGYVGLPLAVAFDGAGHTVTAFDIDAEKVATLRAGGDPTGDTGADAIAESSIEFTTDPSSLAGADYVIVTVPTPVDDTGNPDLGYVESAGKTLGRHISPGTTVVLESTVYPGATCEVLCPAVETESGFTVGEEFEVGYSPERLSPGIGGRKLHEVVKIVSGRTDAVTERLADLYGDIIDAGVHTAPSIESAEAAKCVENIQRDVNIALMNELSAALSALDIDTRGVLEAAGTKWNFQQYEPGLVGGHCIPIDPYYLIYRARQANYEPELMSTARRVNDDVPNRVCDLVDDAFTTRAEIRDSHAVDHAVAHETHETPDGTLVQGRDEATTITAERDESDDSPRLLVLGLTYKPGTADVRSAVLKRLVRELETRGYRLVGYDPHGDDQVLASVFEIDLLEDLDFTGFDGVVIPTAHPEFTDLRPADVVSGLGEYPVIVDVDWTFDRESFADLPAIYRDL from the coding sequence ATGGAGCAGGGCCCCTCTCGAATCGCGGTGATCGGGCTCGGCTACGTCGGCTTGCCGCTCGCCGTGGCGTTCGACGGAGCCGGCCATACTGTCACCGCGTTCGATATCGACGCCGAGAAAGTTGCAACACTGCGTGCCGGCGGTGATCCGACCGGAGACACCGGCGCAGACGCCATCGCCGAGTCCAGTATCGAGTTCACGACCGATCCGTCGTCGCTCGCCGGGGCCGACTACGTCATCGTCACCGTCCCGACGCCGGTCGACGACACCGGGAATCCCGATCTGGGCTACGTCGAGTCGGCCGGCAAGACCCTCGGTCGGCACATCTCGCCGGGGACGACGGTCGTGTTGGAATCGACGGTGTACCCGGGTGCGACCTGCGAAGTGCTCTGTCCGGCAGTCGAGACCGAGTCCGGCTTCACGGTCGGCGAGGAGTTCGAGGTCGGTTACTCGCCGGAACGTCTCTCGCCGGGGATCGGCGGCCGGAAACTCCACGAGGTGGTGAAGATCGTCAGCGGTCGCACCGACGCGGTGACGGAACGACTCGCCGACCTCTACGGCGACATCATCGACGCGGGCGTCCACACCGCACCGAGCATCGAGTCGGCAGAGGCCGCGAAGTGCGTCGAGAACATCCAGCGGGACGTGAACATCGCGTTGATGAACGAACTGTCGGCCGCCCTGTCCGCACTCGACATCGACACGCGTGGGGTACTGGAGGCCGCCGGCACGAAGTGGAACTTCCAGCAGTACGAACCCGGTCTCGTCGGCGGTCACTGCATCCCCATCGATCCCTACTACCTGATCTACCGGGCGCGGCAGGCGAACTACGAACCGGAGCTGATGAGCACCGCCCGGCGAGTGAACGACGACGTGCCGAACAGGGTCTGTGACCTCGTCGACGACGCCTTCACGACGCGCGCGGAGATCCGCGACAGCCACGCAGTGGACCACGCGGTCGCCCACGAGACACACGAGACGCCCGACGGGACACTGGTCCAGGGACGCGACGAGGCGACGACGATCACCGCAGAGCGCGACGAGAGCGACGACAGTCCGCGCCTCCTCGTGCTCGGGTTGACGTACAAGCCGGGGACGGCCGACGTGCGGTCTGCGGTACTGAAACGACTCGTCCGGGAGTTGGAGACCCGAGGCTACCGGTTGGTGGGCTACGACCCGCACGGTGACGACCAGGTGCTCGCGAGCGTCTTCGAGATCGACCTGCTCGAGGACCTCGACTTCACCGGCTTCGACGGCGTGGTGATCCCGACGGCCCACCCGGAGTTCACCGATCTCCGACCGGCCGACGTGGTGTCGGGACTCGGCGAGTACCCCGTGATCGTCGACGTGGACTGGACGTTCGACCGAGAGAGCTTCGCCGATCTGCCGGCGATCTACCGCGATCTCTGA
- a CDS encoding MFS transporter, whose product MTTRQDRTALAGIVFLVLFAQVLLYPGIDALVAALGAETRLSASMWFLAVEYAAFVAFAVVWGALSDATGRRVPFVVCGALGGAVGYAVLAFVPVASFETILLLRLFQGATTIGAFSLAITMLMDLPGGHGRNMGSAGIAIGGGTALGAPIGGQLYEVGPLVPVAVAAGLFVLVALLALTVNDRAPGERGTSHPSAAADTGGSRLGAGAVSSALSGLARRPILLVPYAFGFVDRLTAGFFALVGTLYFRETFTLSPGETGLLLACFFAPFALLQYPFGKLSDRVGRVAPVLAGSAVYGLVVIVVGLAPTATTAAIAMVGVGVVGALMAPATMALVTDLASETERGAAMAGFNVFGSLGFLAGVLVGGTVAGLFGYFWAFVVAGGIELLVVVLSLPALSRLSVGTDRSPVLTD is encoded by the coding sequence GTGACGACGCGACAGGATCGGACCGCGCTGGCGGGAATCGTCTTTCTCGTGCTGTTCGCGCAGGTCCTGCTCTACCCCGGCATCGACGCGCTCGTCGCGGCGCTCGGTGCGGAGACGCGACTCTCGGCGAGTATGTGGTTCCTCGCCGTCGAGTACGCCGCCTTCGTCGCCTTCGCCGTCGTCTGGGGGGCGCTCAGCGACGCGACCGGCCGCCGTGTTCCGTTCGTCGTGTGCGGTGCGCTGGGCGGTGCGGTCGGCTACGCCGTGCTCGCGTTCGTGCCCGTCGCCTCCTTCGAGACGATCCTCCTCTTACGACTGTTTCAGGGTGCGACTACCATCGGCGCGTTCTCGCTGGCGATCACGATGCTGATGGACCTGCCGGGCGGTCACGGCCGGAACATGGGCTCTGCCGGTATCGCGATCGGCGGGGGCACCGCCCTGGGCGCACCGATCGGCGGGCAACTGTACGAGGTCGGCCCGCTGGTGCCGGTGGCGGTCGCGGCCGGCCTGTTCGTACTGGTCGCACTGCTGGCGCTGACTGTGAACGACCGCGCGCCGGGCGAGCGTGGCACCTCGCACCCCTCGGCAGCCGCCGACACCGGCGGATCTCGCCTCGGTGCCGGCGCGGTCTCGTCTGCGCTGTCGGGACTCGCCCGCCGACCGATCCTGCTCGTCCCCTACGCCTTCGGCTTCGTGGACCGACTGACGGCCGGCTTCTTCGCGCTGGTCGGGACGCTCTACTTCCGGGAGACGTTCACGCTCTCGCCCGGCGAGACTGGTCTGCTCCTCGCGTGTTTCTTCGCACCGTTCGCACTCCTCCAGTACCCCTTCGGGAAACTGTCTGACCGAGTCGGTCGCGTCGCGCCCGTCCTCGCCGGATCGGCGGTGTACGGGCTGGTCGTGATCGTCGTCGGCCTCGCACCGACCGCGACGACCGCCGCGATCGCGATGGTCGGCGTCGGCGTCGTCGGGGCGTTGATGGCCCCCGCGACGATGGCACTCGTCACCGACCTGGCGAGCGAGACCGAACGCGGGGCCGCGATGGCCGGCTTCAACGTCTTCGGCAGTCTCGGCTTCCTCGCCGGCGTGCTGGTCGGCGGGACGGTGGCGGGGCTGTTCGGCTACTTCTGGGCGTTCGTCGTTGCCGGCGGCATCGAACTTCTCGTCGTCGTCCTGTCGCTGCCGGCGCTCTCGCGGCTCTCGGTCGGGACCGACAGATCGCCGGTCCTCACCGACTGA
- a CDS encoding nucleoside deaminase, which produces MSTPSDPPFAGEDHERHVGRAIELAREAGDRGDGPFGTVLVRDDEVVLEARNREVTDDDLAEHPELSLARRATREFDAETRAEITMYTSTEPCPMCAAGTAYAGLGGVVYSVSGARLGELRDGPEGIPCGEVFERLGREIPVHGPVLAEEGEAVHREYGAISDD; this is translated from the coding sequence ATGTCCACTCCGAGCGACCCACCCTTCGCCGGCGAAGACCACGAGAGACACGTCGGGCGAGCGATCGAACTCGCCCGCGAGGCGGGCGACCGGGGCGACGGCCCCTTCGGGACCGTGCTGGTTCGAGACGACGAGGTCGTCCTCGAAGCGCGGAATCGCGAGGTGACCGACGACGACCTCGCAGAACACCCGGAACTCTCGCTGGCGCGACGGGCGACCCGCGAGTTCGACGCCGAGACCCGCGCCGAGATCACGATGTACACCAGCACCGAACCGTGTCCGATGTGTGCCGCAGGGACCGCCTACGCCGGACTCGGTGGGGTGGTCTACAGCGTCTCGGGTGCGCGACTCGGCGAACTGCGCGACGGACCCGAGGGTATCCCCTGTGGAGAGGTCTTCGAACGACTCGGCCGGGAGATTCCGGTCCACGGACCGGTGCTCGCCGAGGAGGGCGAGGCGGTCCACCGCGAGTACGGCGCGATCAGCGACGACTGA
- a CDS encoding alpha/beta hydrolase translates to MSGPHQNQPVATAGTAPEDAQAGVVLVHGRGATARGMVGIAEDIGVDGVAYRAPQAARGSWYPNRFIAPIEQNEPHLASALQAVSDSVESFVDAGIPYDRIVVLGFSQGACLGSEFVARTTRRYGGVVAFSGGLIGPLGSEFDHEGDLEGTPVFLGCSDSDPHIPVERVHETRDVFERLGGEVEERIYEGMGHTINADEIGYVRELLSDLTSD, encoded by the coding sequence ATGAGCGGTCCCCACCAGAACCAGCCTGTCGCGACCGCCGGCACGGCACCGGAGGACGCGCAGGCCGGGGTCGTACTCGTCCACGGACGCGGCGCGACCGCACGCGGGATGGTCGGCATCGCCGAGGACATCGGCGTCGACGGTGTCGCCTATCGCGCGCCACAGGCCGCGCGCGGGTCGTGGTACCCCAACCGGTTCATCGCCCCCATCGAACAGAACGAGCCACACCTCGCGTCCGCGCTGCAAGCCGTCTCGGACTCGGTCGAGTCGTTCGTCGATGCGGGCATCCCCTACGACCGGATCGTCGTCCTCGGCTTCTCACAGGGCGCGTGTCTCGGGAGCGAGTTCGTCGCCCGGACGACCCGCCGCTACGGCGGTGTGGTCGCCTTCAGCGGCGGCCTGATCGGACCACTCGGCTCCGAGTTCGACCACGAGGGCGATCTGGAAGGGACGCCGGTCTTCCTCGGCTGTAGTGACAGCGACCCGCACATCCCGGTCGAGCGCGTCCACGAGACCCGCGACGTGTTCGAACGACTCGGCGGCGAGGTCGAAGAACGCATCTACGAGGGGATGGGCCACACGATCAACGCCGACGAGATCGGCTACGTGCGTGAGCTGTTGTCGGACCTGACGAGCGACTGA
- a CDS encoding bifunctional 4-hydroxy-2-oxoglutarate aldolase/2-dehydro-3-deoxy-phosphogluconate aldolase produces MQRHVAVSRILDTGIVGILRGVPAEQTHRVVDALVAGGVTTLEVTADTPGAIDTIDHLTDAFDREDALIGVGTVLDSETASAALRAGADFVVTPSFDRGVVETCNRHGVAVAPGVATPTEAVEASEAGADLLKVFPAGPLGPDYVGAIGGPLGQLPLLPTGGVSLDNVADFFDAGAGGVGVGSSLVDGDAVEREDYAALTERAEQFREAIESARE; encoded by the coding sequence ATGCAGCGACACGTCGCAGTCAGTCGTATCCTCGACACCGGTATCGTCGGCATCCTCCGGGGCGTCCCCGCCGAACAGACCCACCGCGTCGTCGACGCCCTCGTCGCCGGCGGCGTCACGACGCTGGAAGTGACCGCCGACACGCCCGGCGCGATCGACACCATCGACCACCTGACCGACGCCTTCGACCGCGAGGACGCCCTGATCGGGGTCGGCACCGTCCTCGACTCGGAGACCGCGAGCGCCGCGCTCCGGGCCGGCGCGGACTTCGTCGTCACGCCAAGTTTCGACCGGGGCGTCGTCGAGACCTGCAACCGCCACGGGGTCGCGGTCGCCCCCGGTGTCGCCACCCCGACCGAGGCCGTCGAGGCCAGCGAGGCCGGCGCAGACCTGCTGAAGGTGTTCCCCGCCGGGCCGCTCGGCCCGGATTACGTCGGAGCCATCGGCGGGCCACTCGGGCAACTCCCACTGCTCCCGACCGGCGGCGTCTCGCTGGACAACGTCGCGGACTTCTTCGACGCCGGAGCAGGCGGCGTCGGTGTCGGGAGTTCGCTGGTCGACGGCGACGCGGTCGAACGCGAGGACTACGCCGCACTGACAGAGCGAGCAGAGCAGTTCCGCGAGGCGATCGAATCCGCGCGGGAGTGA
- a CDS encoding IclR family transcriptional regulator, with protein sequence MSDYPVGATHTTARIVHALVPVEDAGVTELADEVGVSKATAHNHLATLEALGVVRREDGRYRLGLKLLDLGMAVRDGMQIPTVARSEVTALSESSGESAAVLLREDREAVYADVQDADRNDRRVRLGSRVPLHATAGGKALLAYDSPDAVDDYCEGGLSRHTGRTVTESADLRAELRSVADRGLAYDRGEFFEGMRGVAAPIRGETGVVASVSVVGPGERLSGKRLEEDLPGLVLSAAKSVELALAE encoded by the coding sequence ATGAGCGACTATCCGGTCGGAGCGACCCACACGACAGCCCGCATCGTCCACGCGCTGGTCCCGGTGGAAGACGCCGGTGTGACGGAACTCGCCGACGAGGTGGGCGTCTCGAAGGCGACGGCTCACAACCACCTCGCCACGCTGGAAGCACTGGGCGTCGTGCGGCGGGAGGACGGTCGGTATCGGTTGGGGTTGAAGCTCCTCGATCTGGGGATGGCGGTCCGCGACGGGATGCAGATTCCGACGGTCGCTCGGTCGGAGGTGACCGCGCTGTCGGAGTCCAGCGGGGAGTCGGCGGCGGTCCTGCTCCGAGAGGACCGCGAGGCGGTGTACGCCGACGTGCAGGACGCCGACCGGAACGACCGCCGGGTTCGACTTGGCAGTCGAGTGCCACTGCACGCGACGGCCGGCGGGAAGGCGTTGCTCGCCTACGACTCACCGGACGCGGTGGACGACTACTGTGAGGGTGGCTTGTCCCGACACACCGGTCGGACGGTGACTGAGTCGGCCGACCTACGGGCGGAACTGCGCTCGGTCGCAGACCGGGGGTTGGCCTACGACCGTGGCGAGTTCTTCGAGGGGATGCGTGGCGTGGCGGCACCGATCCGTGGCGAAACGGGTGTCGTGGCGAGTGTGTCGGTCGTGGGACCGGGTGAGCGTCTCTCCGGGAAGCGACTGGAGGAGGACCTGCCGGGGCTGGTGTTGAGTGCGGCGAAGAGTGTCGAGTTGGCGCTCGCGGAGTGA
- a CDS encoding ABC transporter substrate-binding protein, translating into MTDDHTNAVGRRRILQGAGAATLAGLAGCVGTGDPTPTPGSSGGGGGDDSGGGGGGDTTTESQMAQSIEVWGWDVAAKSLDLIDEPYEEANGGDVSITQIGRADMKDKFKSTLLSGSGAPAAAMMESVDAASWVDTGGLRDISAWLDEAGIKDQFVEGKWGPLEKDGGTYALPWDIGPVGTFYRRDVMENHDIDPTSVETWDQYIEEGQKLPDDQYLLNLPSNDYDGLWRMMFRQLGGQPFTANGAVNIHSDKSLQVARILKRIRDSGIANDLASWSSSWFTAFGEGTTASLTAGAWMEGTLKAELGDTSGQWGVIKPPAIESGGSRATNWGGSNVTIPAQVSDDVARRAWDYMAFTLGSAEHQITMYQEYGIFPALESAYESDAFDQQNEFLGGQEAGRMYAEIAPEIAPYRYTVDTPEVTKAVNTHFRDMMTGDKTPKEAVDAAAQQVADRTDRDLA; encoded by the coding sequence ATGACAGATGATCACACGAACGCGGTCGGCAGACGACGCATCCTCCAGGGTGCCGGTGCGGCCACGCTCGCGGGACTGGCGGGCTGTGTCGGAACCGGTGACCCGACCCCGACGCCCGGATCGAGCGGCGGCGGCGGTGGCGACGACAGCGGTGGCGGCGGTGGCGGCGACACGACGACGGAATCGCAGATGGCCCAGTCGATCGAGGTGTGGGGCTGGGACGTCGCGGCGAAGTCGCTCGACCTGATCGACGAACCGTACGAGGAGGCGAACGGCGGCGACGTGTCGATCACCCAGATCGGCCGCGCCGACATGAAAGACAAGTTCAAGTCCACGCTCCTCTCCGGATCCGGCGCACCTGCCGCCGCGATGATGGAGAGCGTCGACGCCGCCTCGTGGGTCGACACGGGCGGCCTGCGCGACATCTCGGCGTGGCTCGACGAGGCCGGGATCAAAGACCAGTTCGTCGAGGGCAAGTGGGGTCCGCTGGAGAAGGACGGCGGCACCTACGCGCTCCCGTGGGACATCGGCCCGGTCGGGACGTTCTACCGCCGCGACGTGATGGAGAACCACGACATCGACCCGACGAGCGTCGAGACGTGGGACCAGTACATCGAGGAGGGCCAGAAGCTCCCCGACGACCAGTACCTGCTCAACCTCCCGTCGAACGACTACGACGGTCTGTGGCGGATGATGTTCCGTCAACTCGGCGGTCAACCGTTCACCGCGAACGGGGCGGTCAACATCCACTCCGACAAGAGTCTGCAGGTCGCGCGCATCCTCAAGCGCATCCGCGATTCGGGCATCGCCAACGACCTCGCCTCGTGGTCCTCCTCGTGGTTCACCGCCTTCGGCGAAGGCACCACTGCGAGTCTGACTGCGGGCGCGTGGATGGAGGGCACCCTGAAGGCCGAACTGGGCGACACGTCCGGCCAGTGGGGCGTCATCAAGCCGCCGGCGATCGAGTCCGGCGGCTCCCGTGCGACCAACTGGGGCGGCTCGAACGTCACCATCCCGGCGCAGGTCTCCGACGACGTGGCCCGGCGCGCGTGGGACTACATGGCCTTCACCCTCGGCTCTGCGGAGCACCAGATCACGATGTACCAGGAGTACGGCATCTTCCCGGCGCTGGAGTCGGCCTACGAGTCCGACGCCTTCGACCAGCAGAACGAGTTCCTCGGCGGGCAGGAGGCCGGTCGGATGTACGCCGAGATCGCGCCGGAGATCGCGCCGTACCGCTACACGGTCGACACGCCCGAGGTGACGAAGGCGGTCAACACCCACTTCCGGGACATGATGACCGGCGACAAGACGCCGAAAGAAGCTGTCGACGCGGCCGCACAGCAGGTCGCCGACCGCACCGACCGGGACCTCGCCTGA
- a CDS encoding carbohydrate ABC transporter permease, translating into MATQDSTVPAGPSLADRVRFVRQSLSHRLPNAGEGVVGYLFLVPAFLLFGVFLAFPILYTFYLSFFRFEGVSNETILWIDTGFFSYRLTRIADLEFVGLSNYTAMFADTLFHQALFNTTFILVVQVPLMVLFALLFAVALNASFVKFRGVFRTVLALPVSANLVAYSTVFLLMMQDAGLVNYVLTSLGLPSIPWLTSSFWSRMTIVGAVTWRWTGYNMIILLAGLQNVPQQLYEAAEIDGAGRWEKFRYVTVPQLRPVLLFVFVTSTIGTFKLFSEPVIINGGGAPLDSTITIVQYIYQTAFIDFRLGYASALTYVLIAVVSVLSAVQLRVGGESDA; encoded by the coding sequence ATGGCCACGCAGGACTCCACCGTTCCGGCCGGTCCGTCGCTGGCTGACCGCGTGCGGTTCGTCCGTCAGTCGCTGAGCCACCGGCTTCCGAACGCGGGCGAGGGCGTGGTCGGCTACCTCTTCTTGGTGCCGGCGTTTTTGCTGTTCGGCGTCTTTCTCGCGTTTCCGATCCTCTACACCTTCTACCTCTCCTTTTTCCGGTTCGAGGGCGTGAGCAACGAGACGATCCTCTGGATCGACACCGGCTTCTTCTCGTACCGACTCACCCGCATCGCCGACCTGGAGTTCGTCGGTCTCTCGAACTACACGGCGATGTTCGCCGACACGCTGTTCCACCAGGCGCTGTTCAACACGACGTTCATCCTCGTCGTGCAGGTGCCGCTGATGGTCCTCTTCGCGCTCCTCTTTGCGGTGGCGCTGAACGCCTCGTTCGTCAAGTTCCGGGGCGTCTTCCGGACCGTCCTCGCACTGCCGGTGTCGGCGAACCTCGTCGCGTACTCGACCGTCTTCCTGCTGATGATGCAGGACGCCGGCCTCGTCAACTACGTCCTGACGAGTCTCGGGTTGCCCTCGATACCGTGGCTGACCAGTTCCTTCTGGTCCCGGATGACAATCGTCGGCGCGGTGACGTGGCGGTGGACCGGCTACAACATGATCATCCTCTTGGCGGGGCTCCAGAACGTCCCTCAGCAACTGTACGAGGCGGCCGAGATAGACGGCGCGGGCCGGTGGGAGAAGTTCCGGTACGTGACCGTGCCACAGCTTCGACCGGTCCTGCTGTTCGTCTTCGTCACCTCGACGATCGGGACGTTCAAGCTGTTCTCGGAACCGGTGATCATCAACGGCGGCGGCGCGCCGCTGGACTCGACGATCACCATCGTCCAGTACATCTACCAGACCGCCTTCATCGACTTCCGGTTGGGCTACGCGAGCGCGCTGACCTACGTGCTCATCGCGGTGGTCAGCGTCCTCTCTGCGGTCCAGTTGCGAGTCGGAGGTGAGAGCGATGCGTGA
- a CDS encoding carbohydrate ABC transporter permease, with product MREETRREAVWQFLTYAFVIVGAILTMVPLYWIFVASTLRESEFLSSTDPRLLPGDSFLANFQSLQARENVQFVGEPGQMTQFVDLGPIYFAYDFWHLWDMGAIESSIFIAVVYTLLSLVLCSMAGFAFAKYEFRFKKPIFYAILATLILPIQLLVIPLFLLMSQIGLTNSYWAIILPWAANPLGIFLMRQNMQSIPDALLESARMDGATEFQLYYKIALPTMKSSLAALAIILFLFQWNLFLFPLVILEQGKYTIPVAINQLVGAQRVYYDQIMVAATLSVIPIFVLFLFLQKQFVSGILAGSVKE from the coding sequence ATGCGTGAGGAGACCCGCCGTGAGGCCGTCTGGCAGTTCCTCACCTACGCGTTCGTCATCGTGGGGGCCATCCTGACGATGGTCCCGCTGTACTGGATCTTCGTCGCGTCGACTCTCCGGGAGTCGGAGTTCCTCTCGTCGACCGACCCGCGACTCCTGCCGGGCGACAGCTTCCTCGCCAACTTCCAGTCGCTACAGGCACGCGAGAACGTCCAGTTCGTCGGCGAACCCGGGCAGATGACCCAGTTCGTCGATCTGGGACCGATCTACTTCGCGTACGACTTCTGGCACCTGTGGGACATGGGGGCCATCGAGAGCAGTATCTTCATCGCGGTGGTGTACACGCTGCTGTCGCTGGTGCTCTGTTCGATGGCGGGCTTCGCGTTCGCGAAGTACGAGTTCCGGTTCAAGAAGCCGATCTTCTACGCCATCCTCGCCACGCTGATCCTGCCGATCCAGTTGCTCGTCATCCCGCTGTTTCTCCTGATGAGTCAGATCGGGCTGACGAACAGCTACTGGGCGATCATCCTGCCGTGGGCGGCGAACCCGCTGGGTATCTTCTTGATGCGCCAGAACATGCAGTCGATCCCCGACGCCTTACTCGAATCGGCCCGGATGGACGGCGCGACCGAGTTCCAACTGTACTACAAGATCGCCCTGCCGACGATGAAGTCGTCGCTGGCGGCGCTGGCGATCATCCTGTTCTTGTTCCAGTGGAACCTGTTCTTGTTCCCGCTGGTCATCTTGGAGCAGGGCAAGTACACCATCCCGGTCGCCATCAACCAACTCGTCGGTGCACAGCGCGTCTACTACGACCAGATCATGGTCGCCGCGACGCTGTCGGTGATCCCGATCTTCGTGCTGTTCCTGTTCTTACAGAAACAGTTCGTCAGCGGGATCCTCGCGGGGTCCGTGAAGGAGTAA
- a CDS encoding ABC transporter ATP-binding protein, whose amino-acid sequence MSGITLETVRKEFDAGDEQIVAVEDIDLEIRDGEFLVLVGPSGCGKTTTLRCVAGLEDVTSGHIRFGDDDVTDLRARERDVAMVFQNYALYPHMNVKQNIGFGLKLSTQLSSAEIDSRVQDVAEMLGIEDLLGQKPKELSGGQQQRVALGRAIIRDPAAFLMDEPLSNLDAKLRSQMRTELQTLQHELDVTTVYVTHDQTEAMAMGDRIAVMNDGRLQQVGTAEAVYRSPVNEFVADFIGSPSINVFDVRVDGDRLVGPGGFDYPLSDTAPIEGYDRLRAGIRPEDIDLAADGIAIETQVLEPMGNENFLYATLGDREITARIDATARPQPGDVVTVDFAESSLYLFDPDTGESLKTKTDGEGGSDGLPPSATGATDRDTTGTATQDEQVGEVTE is encoded by the coding sequence ATGTCAGGAATCACATTAGAGACGGTACGGAAGGAGTTCGACGCCGGCGACGAGCAGATCGTCGCCGTCGAGGACATCGACCTGGAGATCCGCGACGGGGAGTTTCTCGTCCTCGTCGGTCCCTCCGGGTGCGGGAAGACGACCACGCTCCGGTGTGTCGCCGGCCTCGAAGACGTGACCTCCGGTCACATCCGGTTCGGTGACGACGACGTGACCGACCTCCGGGCGCGGGAACGCGACGTGGCGATGGTGTTCCAGAACTACGCGCTGTACCCGCACATGAACGTCAAGCAGAACATCGGGTTCGGCCTGAAACTCTCGACACAGCTCTCGTCGGCCGAGATCGACAGCCGAGTACAGGACGTCGCCGAGATGCTCGGCATCGAGGACCTCCTGGGCCAGAAGCCGAAAGAGCTGTCCGGCGGCCAGCAACAGCGGGTCGCTCTGGGTCGTGCGATCATCCGCGACCCGGCGGCGTTCCTGATGGACGAACCGCTCTCGAACCTGGACGCCAAACTCCGGTCGCAGATGCGGACCGAACTCCAGACCCTCCAGCACGAACTGGACGTGACGACGGTGTACGTCACCCACGACCAGACCGAGGCGATGGCGATGGGCGACCGCATCGCGGTGATGAACGACGGTCGTCTCCAGCAGGTCGGCACGGCAGAGGCGGTGTACCGGTCGCCGGTCAACGAGTTCGTCGCGGACTTCATCGGGTCGCCGAGCATCAACGTCTTCGACGTGCGGGTCGACGGCGACCGTCTCGTCGGACCCGGCGGCTTCGACTACCCACTCTCCGATACCGCACCGATCGAGGGCTACGACCGCCTGCGGGCCGGTATCCGCCCGGAGGACATCGACCTCGCGGCCGACGGCATCGCGATCGAGACGCAGGTGCTCGAACCGATGGGCAACGAGAACTTCCTCTACGCCACGCTCGGCGACCGGGAGATCACGGCCCGCATCGACGCCACCGCCCGTCCGCAGCCGGGCGACGTGGTGACGGTCGACTTCGCGGAGTCGTCGCTGTACCTGTTCGACCCCGACACCGGCGAGTCGCTGAAGACGAAGACCGACGGCGAGGGCGGGAGCGACGGCCTGCCGCCGTCCGCGACCGGCGCGACCGACCGCGACACGACTGGGACCGCCACCCAGGACGAGCAGGTGGGGGAGGTGACCGAGTAG